GGGCCGGAAATGCATTCGCCACTTTCGATCAGGAACAATGCGCCGTGCGTGGCGCACTGGATCAGGCTGGCACTTGAATCGAGGAAGTGGTCGGGCTGCCATTCCAGCGGAATGCCGCGATGGGGGCAGCGGTTGATATAGAAGTAGGCAACACCGTCCCGGCGCACCGCCAACAATTTGCAACCATCGATTTCAAAACCAAGGCTGCTGTCTGGCGCGAGGGTGTCGGAGGAGCAGAGAAACTTCATTTCAATCCTTAAGTGCCTTGACGTTCAAATGCAAACAATTATCAAATGCCGGCTTCGCCCACTGGCCGCCTGGGCGCTCAATACGATGCCAGGCAGACGTTATCTGTCACATCGATGAGCGTTTGAGCGGCCCTGCCCTTGGAAGGAAACCCTGTTATGCGCCTGAGTGCCAGCGCTATTGCGCTTGTTGTCGGACTGCTGGTCAACCATGGGGCACAAGCCTCTGAACTGCCACAACGCTGGGTGAGTGCTGGTGGCGCGCTGTCGGAGTGGGTGACGGCCCTGGGCGGCGAGTCGAAGCTGGTAGGGGTCGATATCACCAGTCAGCATCCCGAGTCCCTCAAGGCGCTGCCGAGCATCGGCTATCAGCGGCAGTTGTCCGCCGAGGGCATATTGAGCCTGCGTCCGCAGGTGCTGGTGGGCACCGAAGAAATGGGACCGCCGCCGGTGTTGGCGCAGATTCGCAGTGCGGGCGTGCAGGTTGAAATGTTTTCGGCGCAACCGGACTTGCCGACGCTGAAAGGCAACCTTCAACACTTGGGCAAGCTGCTGGGCAGTGAGGCCAAGGCCGACGAATTGTTCAGCGGATATGAGCAGGCGCTCGATCAGCAGAAACGCTGGGTCGCCAAGGCGCAGGCCACGCAAAAGGCGCCGGGTGTATTGCTGTTGCTCGGTCACGCTGGCGGCAAACCGCTGATCGCCGGTAAGGACACTGCCGCTGATTGGGTGTTGCAGCAAGCAGGTGGGCATAACCTGGCGACACATAGCGGCTACAAGCCGTTTTCGGTGGAGTCGCTGGCGGGGTTGAGCCCTGATGTGCTGGTGTTTGCCGACCGTGCCCTGACCGGTGACGCGGCGCGTGCGGCCCTGTTCAAGGAGAACCCCATCCTGGCCTCGACGCCTGCCGCCAAGAGCGGGCGGGTGTTTGAGCTGGACCCCACATTGCTGGTCGGTGGCTTGGGGCCGCGCCTGCCGCAAAGCCTTGTCACATTGTCTGCCGGGTTTTATCCGTCCCAAGCTAAGCCTGCCCCATGACCTCTCTGGTTAAACCGCGAAACTTGTTTATCGGGCTGGCGCTGTTGTGCGTATTGGCAATCTGGCTTTCATTGGCACTTGGGCCCGTTAGCCTGCCGCTGCTGGATACGCTCAGGGCGGCCTTGCGCTTGATGGGTATGCCAATCGAGTCGCAAGGGTTGGAGCAGGCGGAGCTGATCCTGGGGCAGATTCGTTTGCCGCGCACATTGCTGGGGCTGGCCGTGGGCGGCGTACTGGCGCTGTCGGGCGTAGCGATGCAGGGGCTATTCCGTAATCCGTTGGCGGATCCGGGGCTGGTCGGGGTGTCCAGTGGCGCGGCGCTTGGCGCGGCGATTGCGATTGTCGGCGGTTCGTATTTTGGTGGGTTGCCGGATGCGCTTGGGCCTTACCTTTTGTCGTTGTGTGCGTTTCTGGGTGGGTTGGGCGTAACGGCGCTGGTCTATCGGCTGGGACGGCGCAACGGCCAGACCAATGTCGCGACCATGTTGCTGGCCGGTATTGCCCTTACGGCGCTCGCCAGTTCGGCGGTGGGCCTGTTCACCTACCTGGCGGATGACGCCACCCTGCGGACCCTGACGTTCTGGAACCTGGGCAGCCTCAACGGCGCCAGCTACTCACGGCTATGGCCGCTGTTGCTAGTGAGTGCCGGTGTGGCGCTGTGGTTGCCGCGTCGGGCCAAAGCGCTGAATGCACTGTTGCTTGGCGAGTCGGAGGCCAGTCACCTGGGGATCGATGTTGAAGTGCTCAAGCGTGAGTTGGTGTTCTGCACGGCCCTGGGTGTAGGGGCGGCGGTGGCAGCGGCGGGCATGATTGGCTTTGTGGGATTGGTGGTGCCGCATTTGGTGCGATTGCTGGCCGGGCCGGATCATCGCGTGCTGTTGCCCGCATCGGTGTTGGCGGGGGCGAGCCTGTTGTTGTTCGCTGATTTGGTCGCTCGGCTTGCCTTGGCACCGGCTGAGCTGCCTATCGGAATCGTCACCGCATTTATCGGTGCGCCATTTTTTCTTTACCTGTTGTTGCGGGGGCGTGCCTGATGTTGCGCGTGGAAGAACTGCAGATCCGTCGCGGCCGAAAAATCGTATTGGCGGATGTCACCCTGGATCTATTGCCTGGCGAAGTGCTCGGTGTGCTGGGGCCTAATGGTGCGGGCAAGAGCACATTGCTGGGGGCGTTGTGTGGTGAGTTGCAGCCGGATCAGGGCGGTGTGTTGTTGGACCAGCGGCCGTTGAGTGAATGGGGTGGGGTGCAGCGAGCGCAACGTCTAGCGGTATTGCCACAAACCTCGACATTGGATTTCGCTTTCCGGGTCGAAGAGGTGGTGGGTATGGGGCGTTTGCCTCATCAAACCGGGCGCATGCGGGACGATGAAATCATTGAGGCAGCCTTGCAGGCGGCAGATGTCGGGCACTTGAGTGGCCGTAGTTACCTGGCATTGTCTGGCGGCGAGCGCCAGCGCGTGCACCTGGCGCGAGTGTTGGCGCAGTTGTGGCCAGGTGAGGCGGGGCAGACGTTGCTGCTGGATGAACCGACGTCGATGCTTGATCCGTTACACCAGCACACAACCCTGCAGGCCATCCGTTCCTTTGCCGATCGTGGCGCAGCGGTGCTGGTCATTCTCCATGACCTGAATCTGGCGGCTCGTTACTGCGACCGCATTCTGTTACTGGAAGAGGGGCGTCCCCATGCGTTGGATACGCCAGTGCACGTCATGCGGCCTGAACCGCTGAAGGCCGTATTTGGCTTGGATGTGCTGGTGCAGGCGCATCCGGAGCGAGGGCACCCGCTGATCATTGCGCGTTGACGCCGGCCATTTAAATGGCAGTTTTCTACGGGCAAAAAAGACCCGGCAAGAGCCGGGTCAAATAACCGTGATTAGCCTGATGAGGAGATAATCTGAGAGTCCGAACCAATGGTCTTTCAGTTATCGGCTGATCTCGCGACCAGTTGTGATAATCATAACGATTCTCATTTGAGAGTCAACATTTGTTTTTGCACTGTTTTCTACTTTTGCCAAACGCTTGTTTGCGATGCCTGTAAATGCTGGCTGTGGTCGCCAATTTAATTTTTCTGCCGCGCCGCAATAGCGTCCAATTGACGGTTCAGCGCTTCCTTGCGCTCGGCAGGGATGTCGTTCCAGTGCACATCCATCAAAGCCCCTTCGATTGCATACAGCAGCACTTTCGATGCCCGGAACCCGCGTGTTCGCACGGCGCGGTAGGCATCAACCGCTCCCAGGCGACGTAAGTCGGATGCACTGTGGATGCCCACCGCATGCAGCCACTGTGCTGACGTCTTGCCGAGGTTTTTCAGGTGTTGCAGCTCATCGTTCATCAAGCCTCCTTGCGACGGCCGAATGGTTCGGTGGGAATCGTGACCAGGCAAGCCTGAAAAGGAGTGTAGCGCTCAGTAGGAAAAGTGCAGTTCTTTGGTCGGGAACGGCCTAAAAGCTTATAAGAATGGCGCGGGGATTTTGACGCAGGGTCGACGAAAAGCCCGGTACGCCTAAGCGTAGCCGGGCTTGAACAACGGTGGTTACTTGGTGCGGTAGCGCAGGCGAGTGCCGAAATTGACGGACATGAGGATCTCATCGGCGGTCAGTTCAGGCGGGAAGTAGGTGCCCGAGATTTGCGCATGGGCCAGGCTGGCGCCTTCCAATGAGCAATCGCGAAGGTCCAGGCCGCGCAGGTCGGCGGAACGGAAGTACGCATCCGTGAAGTCCACGCCTGTGGCATTCAGTTCGCGCAGGTCCAACCCGCGGAAGTCGCCACCGCGCATGTCGATGACGCCGTCCTTTGGCCGTTCCTGGTTGAAACCGCGAATATCGTCTTTATGCAGGAGCGAGTAGAGCGGGGTATCAAGAAGCTTAGGCTGACTCATGACGGCGACTCCTGTTGGATTTATGACGCCATTATAGTGCCACTATTCCTGAGGCGTGTGCCTTAGTAGGCAGCACGCCCAAGAAATTTTTCTTACAGGCCTGGCAGATGCTGGCGAATATGCGCGACCAAAGCGTCGAGAGTCCCGCTTTCGTTGGTTTCGACGCGCTTGCTGAGCAGTAGCTCCTCGGCTGTCAGCGGCTCGCGATTCGCCTGCTGCTCTTCAATGACGGTCAGTGTTGCGTCAGACGGATCGTTTTTATCCGCCTGACGTTGCGCCAACCAACTGGCGATAACGGCTTGCGGCGCGTTGCAATCCAGGATCAGGAACGGCGCGCCAGTCGCTTCGGCAACTTTGGCTGCGGCGTCGCGCTGTGCACGTTTCAAGAAAGTGGCATCCAGTACCACCGGGAAGCCGGCGCGCAGTACGGTATCGGCAATTTCATTTAGGCGAGCGTAGGTGGCTGCGCTGGCATCGGCCGCATAGATACCGGCCTGTGGTGTGTTTTCAACCTGCTGCTCGCCGAACAGACGCTTACGCTCTATATCCGAACGCAGGCGCACGGCCCCCAGTGCTTCTACCAGGCGCATGGCAACCTGGCTCTTGCCGACAGCCGAAACGCCGTGAGTAATTGCCAGGAAGCGCGATGGAATGGTGCTGTAGCTTTCCGCCAGGTTGGCGTAGTTGCGGTACTGGCGCAGGCTTGTGGCGCGTTGCACGGGGCTTGCATCGCCCGGCATGCTGAACAGCGCGATCTTGGCGCGTACCAGGGCGCGGTAGGCCTTATAGAAGTTCAGCACTTCGAGGCCTTGATAGTCGCCGGTCAGCTCCAGGTATTGGCTGATGAAGCGGCGAGCCAACGACTTGAGGCCACGGTCTTCCAGGTCCATCGCCAAGAAGCCGGTGTCGGCGTACACATCGGTAAAGCGGAACGGCTCGTTGAACTCGATGCAGTCGAAAATCACGACCTTGCCGTCGATCAAGGTGGCATTGCCCAGGTGGATGTCGCCGTGGCATTCACGGGTGAAGCCGTCCAGCTTGCGCTGTACCAGCAGCGGCTTGAGGCGCTCGAAGCTACTTTCGGCCCACGCTTGCAGCGCTTCAAGTTGAATCAGGTCGGCCTTGTCGCTGAGGAATGGGCGGATCTGGTCGAAGTTCTGCCGTACCGGCGCCATCACTTCGTCCGGTGTGCCTGCTGGGTGATCCTGTGGGACTTTCGGCGCGGTGAGGTGAAAGTGCGCGATTTGCTTGGCCATCTCATCGATGTGCGCACTGGTCAGTTCGCCGTTGGCTTGCAGGGTGCTGAGCAGCTGGCTTTGTGGGAACTGACGCATCTTGAGTGCGTATTCGATCACCGGGCCTTCGCCGCCCAGTTGCGGTGCTTCGGCCGTGCCGGTAATCGGCAACACTTCAAGATACAAATCATCGGTCAGGCGTTGGTTGAGGCGCAGTTCTTCGTTGCAGAAGTGACCGCGATCCTCCAGGGAGGTGAAATCCAGAAAGCCGAAATTCATCGGCTTCTTCAGTTTATAAGCGTAAGGACCGGTCAGTACGACCCAGGAAATATGGGTTTCGATAACGTGGAACGCTTCAACCGGGTGAGGGTATAAAGCCGGGTTTTGCAGGGCTGCGATCAGGGACTGGCTCACGGGCGATCCTTCAGAGTCTGGGGGAAATCATGGCGGGCATTATGGCTGCTGACGCCTGCCGTGCAAACCGCTGTCCGGTTCATGTTGATCGTCAATAAAGTGCGTATAATCCGCCGCCATGACTCGAACCCGATCCCCCCGTTCCCGTAAAAAACCTCCTTCCCGCGGCCTGCGCCCGTGGCTGGGCTGGGCGCTCAAGCTCGGCCTGGTTGGCCTTGTGGTGCTCGCTGGCTTCGCGGTGTACCTCGACGCTGTGGTCCAGGAGAAGTTCTCCGGCAAGCGCTGGACCATTCCGGCCAAGGTGTATGCACGCCCGCTGGAACTGTTCACCGGTCAGAAGCTGAGCAAGGATGACTTCCTCACCGAACTCGATGCCCTCGGCTACCGTCGTGAGCCTGTAAGCAATGGCCCGGGCGCCGCAGCTGTCAGCGGTAATACCGTTGACCTGAACACGCGCGGTTTCCAGTTCTATGAGGGGCTGGAAAAAGCCCAGCCCGTTCGTGTGCGCTTCTCCGGCGACTATGTGGCTGAGCTCTCGTCGCTCAATGGCTCGAAACTGCCGGTGGTACGCCTGGAACCGCTGATGATCGGCGGTATTTACCCGAAGAACCTTGAAGATCGCATCCTGATCAAACTCGATCAGGTACCGCCGTATCTGCTGGAAACCTTGGTTGCCGTGGAAGACCGCGATTTCTACAGCCACTGGGGCGTTTCGCCGAAGTCGATCGCGCGCGCTATCTGGGTGAACACCTCCGGCGGCAAGATGACCCAGGGCGGCAGCACGTTGACGCAACAATTGGTCAAGAACTTCTACCTGACCAATGAGCGCAGTCTCACCCGTAAACTCACCGAAGCCATGATGGCGATGCTGCTGGAGATGCACTACAGCAAGCAGGAAATCCTTGAGGCGTACCTCAATGAGGTATTCGTCGGCCAGGATGGCCAGCGCGCGGTGCACGGTTTCGGCTTGGCCAGCCAGTTCTTCTTTGGTCAACCGCTTTCCGAATTGAAGCTCCATCAAGTCGCGTTGTTGGTAGGGATGGTCAAGGGGCCGTCCTACTACAACCCGCGCCGTAACCCGGAGCGTGCGCTGGAGCGCCGTAACCTGGTACTCGATGTCCTTGAGCAGCAGGGCGTTGCCACGGCTGAGCAAGTGGCGGCGGCGAAGAAGATGCCGCTGGGCGTCACCACTCGCGGCAAGCTGGCGGACAGTTCCTTCCCGGGCTTTATCGACCTGGTCAAACGCCAATTGCGTGAAGACTACCGCGACGAAGACTTGACCGAAGAAGGCCTGCGGATCTTCACCAGTTTCGACCCGATCCTGCAGATGAAAGCCGAGGCGTCGGTCAACGACACCTTCAAGCGTATGACTGGCCGTAAAGGCGCTGACGAAGTGGAAGCCGCCATGGTCGTGACCAACCCGGAAACCGGCGAAGTCCAGGCCCTGGTGGGCAGCCGCCTGGCCAGTTTCGCCGGCTTCAACCGGGCGCTGGATGCAGTGCGGCCGATTGGCTCGTTGGTCAAGCCGGCGGTTTATCTGACAGCCTTGGAAAAACCGAGCAAGTACACCCTGACCAGTTGGCTGTCCGACGATCCATTGTCGGTGAAGGGCGCTGACGGCCAGGTGTGGACGCCACAGAACTTCGATCGCCGTTCCCACGGCACGGTGTTCCTGTACCAAGGGTTGGCGCATTCCTACAACATTTCCACATCGCGCCTTGGGCTGGAAGTGGGTGTGCCGAACGTGCTGAAAACCTTGGGTCGACTGGGCATCACACGTGAATTCCCGGCTTTCCCATCGATCCTGCTGGGTGCCGGTGCGATGACGCCGATGGAAGTGGCAACCATGTACCAGACCCTCGCCAACGGTGGTTTCAACACCCCGATGCGTGGGATCCGCAGTGTACTGACCGCCGAGGGCGAGCCGCTCAAGCGTTATCCGTTCCAGATCCAGCAGCGTTTCGACGCGGGTTCCATCTACCTGATCCAGAACGCCATGCAACGCGTGATGCGTGAAGGTACCGGCAGTTCGGTCTACAAGGCCCTGCCGTCGAACCTGACGCTGGCAGGCAAGACCGGTACGAGTAACGACTCGCGCGACAGTTGGTTCGCAGGTTTCGGCCAGGATGTACTGGCGGTGGTCTGGATGGGCCGTGACGACAACGGCAAGACGCCATTTACCGGTGCGACCGGTGCACTGCAGGTCTGGACCAGTTTCATGCGCAAGGCCGATCCGTTGCCGTTGAACATGCCGCAGCCGGATAACATCGTGCAGGCCTGGATCGATCCGCACACAGGGCAGGGCTCCGATGCCAACTGTCCGGGCGCAGTACAGATGCCGTATATTCGCGGCAGCGAGCCGCCACCCGGCGCCGCGTGCGGTGGCAGTGCGCCTGCTGACGCGGAATCGGTGATGGATTGGGTCAAGGGCTGGATGAATTAAGCAAAGAGGGTTTCACGTGAACAAGTGGTTGTTTCCAGCTATGACAGCTCTGGCTTTGCTCAGTGGTTGCTCCAGTGTGCAGCGCGGTTCCATTCCCGTGGTGGACTCGAGCACGGCCGTCTCCAACAACGATCGGATTTCGGCCAACGGCGGTTTCCGCCAAACCGTGACCAATCGTCCAGCCCAGGCTAAGCCGCAAGCCGTTCCTCAGGATTCTGGCGTGGTGGTTATGGTGCCGGGCGGTGGTGCAGCCACCGCCGCGCCGATCAGCGCCGAGCCGTGGACCCCCGGGCCAAGCACATCGGGGCCGATCGATTCCACGCCGATTCAAACGGCGCCGATCAACCAAGGTACCTACAACATGCCGTCGACGCCGAGTGGTATCCCGTCGTCGTCCAACTCCGGCGGCCTGTCGGCTGATGAGCAATTGGACGGTCCGGTACTGGCCCTGCTCACCACTGCCCAGCAACAGCAGGCGGGCGGCGACTTGAATGGCGCTTCGTCGAGCCTTGAACGTGCCCAGCGCGTTGCACCGCGCGAGCCGCAGGTGCTGTATCGTCTGGCCCAGGTGCGCATGGCTCAGGGTGATGCTCCACAAGCAGAGCAATTTGCTCGTCGCGGCCTGACCCTGGCCAATGGTCGCCCTGACCTGCAAGCCAACCTGTGGGCTTTGATCGGTGACGCACGTGCCGCGCAAGGTGATGCTGCCGGTGCCGCCCAGGCGCGGCAAAAAGGTAAGGTCAGCTACTGATGGATGAGCGTTTTCCCGCGATTGCCGAACAGTTATTGCTGATAGAGCGTGAGTTGCGCGTACAGGGCTGGTGGGACGAGGTGTCCCCCAGCGTCGAGGCGCTCAGCAGCGTCGAGCCGTTTTCCGTGGACACCTTGGACTTCCATCAGTGGTTGCAATGGGTCTTCCTGGTACGCATGAAGCAGATCCTTGAGCAGGACCTGCCGCTGCCTAATGCGTCGGGGATCATGGAAATGGCCGAAATGGTCTACGCCGATCGCCCGCAAGAGAGCCTCGGCTTGCGTAACGCGCTGAAAAAGTTCGACCAATTGATCGTCGACGCTCGTTAATTGCCTGACTGCCGGTTTTTCCGGCAGTCTTGCGCACATTTCTACCGCTTGACGACATTCAGGCGAGTTTTATCCCTCCTCAAAGCCCTTTCTTCTACGTTCTCATGCGCTTAGTTGGAAAAAAGCGCAATTATTGCTTGACTTGAAGGGCCTGAAACAGAAGAATCCAAAGTCCGCTGTATCGGGACTGCCAGAAGCAGGCCCGCTCAGCAGATCATGAGGCGCACATCCGCGCCGACCTGTTACACCCGCAACGCGTTACCTCGCGCTGGGTGGGAAAAGCCCGCAACACTTGGGACGATCCCAATACTTGCTCAGTCAGTGCTGACGTAGTCGGCGACCACCGTCGCTCATGCTCTGTTGAGAAGTAAACCTATTAAGACCCGTCGGTTTTCAACGGACGGTATTCTGGCGTTTTAGAGGTGAACAACGTGGAGCTTTTATCTGGCGGTGAGATGCTCGTCCGCTTTTTGCGTGACGAAGGCGTCGACTATATCTACGGGTACCCAGGTGGTGCTCTGCTGCATGTTTACGACGCACTGTTCAAGGAACCGGCTGTTACCCACATCCTGGTTCGCCACGAACAGGCCGCGACCCATATGGCTGACGGTTATGCCCGTGCCACCGGTAAAGCCGGCGTGGTGCTGGTAACGTCCGGCCCAGGCGCAACCAATGCCATTACCGGCATCGCGACTGCGTATATGGACTCCATCCCGATGGTGATCATTTCTGGCCAGGTGGCAAGCACCATGGTCGGTACCGATGCATTCCAGGAAACCGACATGATCGGTATCTCCCGGCCGATCGTGAAACACAGCTTCATGATCAAG
The Pseudomonas poae DNA segment above includes these coding regions:
- a CDS encoding iron ABC transporter permease, translated to MTSLVKPRNLFIGLALLCVLAIWLSLALGPVSLPLLDTLRAALRLMGMPIESQGLEQAELILGQIRLPRTLLGLAVGGVLALSGVAMQGLFRNPLADPGLVGVSSGAALGAAIAIVGGSYFGGLPDALGPYLLSLCAFLGGLGVTALVYRLGRRNGQTNVATMLLAGIALTALASSAVGLFTYLADDATLRTLTFWNLGSLNGASYSRLWPLLLVSAGVALWLPRRAKALNALLLGESEASHLGIDVEVLKRELVFCTALGVGAAVAAAGMIGFVGLVVPHLVRLLAGPDHRVLLPASVLAGASLLLFADLVARLALAPAELPIGIVTAFIGAPFFLYLLLRGRA
- a CDS encoding Rieske (2Fe-2S) protein, whose amino-acid sequence is MKFLCSSDTLAPDSSLGFEIDGCKLLAVRRDGVAYFYINRCPHRGIPLEWQPDHFLDSSASLIQCATHGALFLIESGECISGPCAGQNLTALRGREDAQGLWVEL
- a CDS encoding hemin ABC transporter substrate-binding protein; translated protein: MRLSASAIALVVGLLVNHGAQASELPQRWVSAGGALSEWVTALGGESKLVGVDITSQHPESLKALPSIGYQRQLSAEGILSLRPQVLVGTEEMGPPPVLAQIRSAGVQVEMFSAQPDLPTLKGNLQHLGKLLGSEAKADELFSGYEQALDQQKRWVAKAQATQKAPGVLLLLGHAGGKPLIAGKDTAADWVLQQAGGHNLATHSGYKPFSVESLAGLSPDVLVFADRALTGDAARAALFKENPILASTPAAKSGRVFELDPTLLVGGLGPRLPQSLVTLSAGFYPSQAKPAP
- a CDS encoding heme ABC transporter ATP-binding protein, whose translation is MLRVEELQIRRGRKIVLADVTLDLLPGEVLGVLGPNGAGKSTLLGALCGELQPDQGGVLLDQRPLSEWGGVQRAQRLAVLPQTSTLDFAFRVEEVVGMGRLPHQTGRMRDDEIIEAALQAADVGHLSGRSYLALSGGERQRVHLARVLAQLWPGEAGQTLLLDEPTSMLDPLHQHTTLQAIRSFADRGAAVLVILHDLNLAARYCDRILLLEEGRPHALDTPVHVMRPEPLKAVFGLDVLVQAHPERGHPLIIAR
- the mrcB gene encoding penicillin-binding protein 1B, whose translation is MTRTRSPRSRKKPPSRGLRPWLGWALKLGLVGLVVLAGFAVYLDAVVQEKFSGKRWTIPAKVYARPLELFTGQKLSKDDFLTELDALGYRREPVSNGPGAAAVSGNTVDLNTRGFQFYEGLEKAQPVRVRFSGDYVAELSSLNGSKLPVVRLEPLMIGGIYPKNLEDRILIKLDQVPPYLLETLVAVEDRDFYSHWGVSPKSIARAIWVNTSGGKMTQGGSTLTQQLVKNFYLTNERSLTRKLTEAMMAMLLEMHYSKQEILEAYLNEVFVGQDGQRAVHGFGLASQFFFGQPLSELKLHQVALLVGMVKGPSYYNPRRNPERALERRNLVLDVLEQQGVATAEQVAAAKKMPLGVTTRGKLADSSFPGFIDLVKRQLREDYRDEDLTEEGLRIFTSFDPILQMKAEASVNDTFKRMTGRKGADEVEAAMVVTNPETGEVQALVGSRLASFAGFNRALDAVRPIGSLVKPAVYLTALEKPSKYTLTSWLSDDPLSVKGADGQVWTPQNFDRRSHGTVFLYQGLAHSYNISTSRLGLEVGVPNVLKTLGRLGITREFPAFPSILLGAGAMTPMEVATMYQTLANGGFNTPMRGIRSVLTAEGEPLKRYPFQIQQRFDAGSIYLIQNAMQRVMREGTGSSVYKALPSNLTLAGKTGTSNDSRDSWFAGFGQDVLAVVWMGRDDNGKTPFTGATGALQVWTSFMRKADPLPLNMPQPDNIVQAWIDPHTGQGSDANCPGAVQMPYIRGSEPPPGAACGGSAPADAESVMDWVKGWMN
- a CDS encoding YqcC family protein, yielding MDERFPAIAEQLLLIERELRVQGWWDEVSPSVEALSSVEPFSVDTLDFHQWLQWVFLVRMKQILEQDLPLPNASGIMEMAEMVYADRPQESLGLRNALKKFDQLIVDAR
- a CDS encoding competence protein TfoX, which translates into the protein MNDELQHLKNLGKTSAQWLHAVGIHSASDLRRLGAVDAYRAVRTRGFRASKVLLYAIEGALMDVHWNDIPAERKEALNRQLDAIAARQKN